The following coding sequences are from one Bacillota bacterium window:
- the rpmF gene encoding 50S ribosomal protein L32 has protein sequence MANPKRRFSKARTRTRRSMWRLSAPNLSECPRCHRPRLSHRVCPYCGTYGGRQYLTPKEES, from the coding sequence ATGGCCAACCCGAAGCGGCGCTTTTCGAAGGCGCGCACGCGGACGCGCCGGTCGATGTGGCGGCTTTCGGCCCCCAACCTTTCCGAGTGCCCGCGCTGCCACCGGCCGCGGCTTTCGCACCGCGTCTGCCCGTACTGCGGCACCTATGGTGGCCGGCAGTACCTGACCCCCAAGGAAGAGTCGTAA
- the fapR gene encoding transcription factor FapR, translating into MSRSSDEVIEKRLERLRALLHQEPFLTDRELSLRLGVSVPTIRLDRLRLGIPEMRERTRRLAEEAARPRSLYASELLGELLELQLGRWGRSVLRTTAEMAFSRTGIVRGHWLFAQANSLAVALIDADVVVTGSARFRFLRPVRVPEEVVARAELRRSRGSKHLVEVESRCGSEPVARGLFVVAALAFAEARAPGKTEG; encoded by the coding sequence ATGAGCAGGTCATCAGATGAGGTCATAGAAAAGAGGCTGGAGCGCCTCCGGGCGCTTCTGCACCAGGAGCCCTTTCTCACGGACCGAGAGCTTTCGCTGCGGCTCGGGGTGAGCGTGCCCACGATCCGGCTCGACCGACTGCGGCTCGGGATTCCCGAGATGCGTGAAAGGACGCGCCGGCTGGCCGAGGAGGCTGCCCGGCCCCGCTCCCTTTACGCAAGCGAACTCCTCGGGGAACTGCTGGAACTCCAGCTGGGCCGCTGGGGCCGGTCGGTTCTGCGCACCACCGCGGAGATGGCCTTCTCTCGCACCGGCATCGTCCGGGGCCACTGGCTGTTCGCTCAGGCCAACTCCCTGGCGGTGGCTCTCATCGATGCCGACGTGGTGGTCACGGGCTCGGCGCGGTTTCGCTTCCTGAGGCCGGTGCGAGTGCCCGAGGAGGTGGTGGCGAGGGCAGAGCTTCGCCGGTCGAGGGGTTCCAAGCACCTGGTGGAGGTGGAGAGCCGCTGCGGATCCGAGCCGGTCGCTCGCGGGCTGTTCGTCGTGGCGGCCCTGGCCTTTGCGGAGGCCCGGGCGCCGGGAAAGACGGAAGGGTAG
- a CDS encoding DUF177 domain-containing protein — MQINISAIREQKGAQLPIDGQSPAPPLEASGGAAACGPVRVRGSVTNVGKGFLVKVHLSCEAELECTRCLTGFTYPLERDMQEMYYPERLRLERPEGEDVANWFSGDVLDLSEAIRENLQLAIPMKRLCRPDCKGICLTCGRNLNEGPCDCRQDEPDERWAPLKGLLLQSGQRRRGGEKQ; from the coding sequence GTGCAAATCAACATTAGCGCCATCCGGGAGCAGAAAGGCGCGCAACTGCCCATCGACGGGCAGAGTCCGGCGCCGCCGCTGGAGGCGTCCGGCGGCGCGGCGGCATGCGGTCCCGTCCGGGTCCGCGGGAGCGTCACCAACGTGGGCAAGGGCTTTTTGGTGAAGGTCCATCTCTCGTGCGAGGCGGAGCTGGAGTGCACCCGTTGCCTTACGGGCTTCACGTATCCGCTCGAGCGCGACATGCAGGAGATGTACTACCCCGAGCGGCTTCGCCTGGAGAGGCCCGAGGGGGAGGACGTGGCGAACTGGTTTTCCGGCGACGTGCTGGATCTCTCGGAGGCGATACGGGAGAATCTGCAGCTTGCCATACCGATGAAGCGCCTCTGCCGGCCGGACTGCAAGGGGATCTGCCTCACGTGCGGGCGCAACCTCAACGAGGGGCCTTGCGACTGCAGGCAGGATGAGCCGGACGAGCGCTGGGCGCCGCTGAAGGGGCTGTTGTTGCAGTCGGGACAGCGGCGCCGGGGAGGAGAAAAGCAGTAG
- the plsX gene encoding phosphate acyltransferase PlsX yields the protein MAIAVDAMGGDHAPQAPVRGTLAAAGSVDVPVMLVGSPDAVQSLIGERPGGGASATVRVVPASEQIGMDEHPVEAVRKKRDASLVVAARLVKEGQADALVSAGSTGAVVAASLFHIGRIEGVERPALAIVLPLFSGPVVLIDGGANVDCRPSHLLQFGVLGQAFARAVLGIEKPRVGLINIGEEPTKGNEAAQEAHRLMAAKLAPFAGNVEGKDVFAGACDVAVCDGFVGNVLLKAVEGFASALMGELRRLALTSARGRLGGLLLKPALRGLRDRLDYRSYGGAFLVGVKGVVVVAHGRSDEKAMENAVRLAARGVKQQVVAAMRSAIEEVYRGEP from the coding sequence ATGGCTATCGCCGTAGACGCCATGGGAGGCGATCATGCGCCGCAAGCGCCCGTCCGGGGTACGCTGGCGGCCGCCGGATCCGTCGATGTTCCCGTGATGCTCGTGGGGTCACCGGATGCTGTGCAGTCCCTGATAGGGGAGCGGCCGGGCGGGGGTGCGTCCGCAACCGTGCGGGTGGTGCCGGCCTCCGAGCAGATCGGGATGGACGAACATCCGGTCGAGGCCGTCCGCAAAAAGCGCGACGCCTCGCTGGTCGTGGCCGCCAGACTCGTGAAGGAGGGGCAGGCAGACGCTCTGGTCTCAGCCGGGAGCACGGGGGCGGTGGTTGCCGCGTCGCTCTTTCACATCGGCCGCATCGAGGGCGTGGAGCGCCCGGCGCTGGCCATCGTGCTTCCCCTTTTCTCCGGCCCGGTGGTGCTCATCGACGGCGGCGCCAATGTGGACTGCCGCCCCTCGCACCTGCTGCAGTTCGGCGTGCTCGGCCAGGCGTTTGCTCGCGCCGTGCTGGGCATCGAAAAACCCCGGGTGGGGCTCATCAACATCGGGGAAGAGCCCACCAAGGGGAACGAAGCCGCTCAGGAGGCTCACCGGCTGATGGCCGCAAAGCTCGCCCCCTTTGCCGGCAACGTCGAGGGGAAGGACGTGTTCGCCGGGGCCTGCGACGTGGCTGTCTGCGACGGCTTCGTGGGCAACGTGCTGCTCAAAGCTGTGGAGGGCTTCGCGTCGGCCCTCATGGGCGAACTCCGGCGCCTCGCGCTCACGAGCGCCCGGGGCCGCCTCGGCGGGCTTCTGCTCAAGCCCGCGCTGAGGGGGTTGAGAGACCGCCTCGATTACCGGTCATACGGCGGTGCGTTTCTGGTGGGCGTCAAGGGCGTCGTGGTGGTCGCCCACGGGCGGTCGGACGAAAAGGCGATGGAAAACGCCGTCCGGCTGGCCGCGCGAGGCGTGAAGCAGCAGGTGGTGGCCGCCATGCGTTCCGCCATCGAAGAGGTGTACAGAGGGGAGCCTTGA